From Drosophila yakuba strain Tai18E2 chromosome 2L, Prin_Dyak_Tai18E2_2.1, whole genome shotgun sequence, one genomic window encodes:
- the LOC6527120 gene encoding uncharacterized protein LOC6527120 codes for MYHSLGPRGAYLMRSCQRDRLSSSTTADKVSRFKRIRYGSTCEAERRAAKAALDANVPPARLYLRSTSRGLRRALHIYMPRFQSDEHLVCSDEEQRSEGELVESPLPELGSV; via the exons ATGTACCATTCCTTAGGGCCAAGAGGTGCCTACCTCATGCGATCCTGTCAGCGGGATCGGCTTTCCAGCTCGACCACCGCGGATAAGGTGTCCCGCTTCAAGAGAATCCGCTACGGGAGCACTTGCGAGGCGGAGAGGCGAGCGGCCAAGGCGGCATTGGACGCGAATGTGCCGCCGGCCAGGCTCTACCTGCGCTCCACATCACGGGGATTGCGTCGTGCCCTCCACATCTATATGCCACGTTTCCAGTCCGACGAACACTTGGTCTGCTCCGATGAGGAGCAGCGGTCAGAGGGCGAACTGGTGGAGTCACCTCTTCCAGAGCTTGGATCGGTG TAA